A genomic segment from Comamonas terrigena NBRC 13299 encodes:
- a CDS encoding ParB/RepB/Spo0J family partition protein, which yields MTDAHDTITHAIPAAGAGAGFAHLPVLSIARSLTNPRKHFDPVFLQELADSIKATGVHQPILVRPLPAHRVADEQAWAKTEKRERAQYELIAGEHRWRACQMAGMAEIPAMIRDMTDAEALEAQVIENLQRKDVSELEEAEGFQVLMQHQGISADQMGAKIGKSRAYVYGRLKILDLCEEGRQALREGKLDYSCGLPIARIPNEQLQLKALQRAIAPHGGWNDGGRSRMSAREVQYMCQSEFMTKLEYARFDREDATLCATAGACSTCPNRTGANPDLFTDVDSADVCTNPPCFKAKEEAHAVRVRKQAQDMGCEIIDGRAAKELVPSAYSGGVTGYLRLDSPSDSPVKGKTLRKLTHKALEESGIKPTMVVNPHDEKELIAVVTPNQAEELLKMAGKAEAHKQLLADNERDAKQNEQNQKKQAEETYERDWRTEVARQIAVHTKEPSDACLVTAARMVTQHLATSLNGEYAKELCKMLELGKVAPKDAIRDLANDWAHPIALAGAILALRDKHYSPWYYEHNPSAPRNPELMAMAEACGVDVEAIKAQVKANMRAAAKQSANPAEGDTPLPPAARAGADGKGGKAKKSKNPAARAAEDAEKLSSAAATAGIAAALQSLSGDAAPGAAEAALGDEAVPVAAAAAQAPAPLVTLKRPKPTAPAADTPASGGQQEPAGDAQDSADAKTATAPKQVYTPEELLANRVTVLPNATGRGKKIYIGDEGTVVAIMGDAAVDVSFPGPKGCKPVRVAFHVTELELAE from the coding sequence ATGACCGACGCACACGACACCATCACCCATGCCATCCCGGCGGCCGGCGCCGGTGCTGGCTTCGCGCACCTGCCCGTGTTGAGCATTGCCCGTAGTCTGACAAACCCGCGCAAGCACTTCGACCCGGTATTCCTGCAGGAGCTGGCAGACAGCATCAAGGCCACGGGCGTGCACCAGCCTATTCTGGTTCGCCCTTTGCCCGCCCACCGCGTGGCAGATGAACAGGCATGGGCCAAGACCGAGAAGCGCGAGCGCGCACAGTACGAACTGATCGCCGGGGAACACCGCTGGCGTGCCTGCCAGATGGCGGGCATGGCCGAGATACCGGCGATGATCCGCGACATGACCGACGCCGAGGCACTGGAAGCCCAGGTGATTGAAAACCTTCAGCGCAAAGACGTGTCCGAGCTGGAGGAAGCCGAGGGCTTTCAGGTGCTGATGCAGCACCAGGGCATCAGCGCCGACCAGATGGGCGCCAAGATCGGCAAGAGCCGCGCCTATGTGTATGGCCGACTCAAGATACTGGACCTGTGCGAAGAGGGGCGCCAGGCATTGCGGGAGGGCAAGCTGGACTATTCCTGCGGCTTACCCATTGCCCGCATTCCCAACGAGCAACTGCAGCTCAAAGCCCTGCAGCGTGCAATTGCCCCTCATGGGGGCTGGAACGACGGTGGCCGCAGCCGCATGAGCGCCCGCGAAGTCCAGTATATGTGCCAGAGCGAATTCATGACCAAGCTGGAATATGCCCGGTTTGATCGTGAGGACGCCACCTTGTGCGCCACCGCCGGCGCCTGCTCCACTTGCCCTAACCGGACCGGAGCCAACCCCGATCTGTTTACGGACGTGGACAGTGCAGACGTGTGCACAAACCCACCCTGCTTCAAAGCCAAGGAAGAAGCCCACGCAGTGCGCGTGCGCAAACAAGCCCAGGACATGGGCTGCGAGATCATCGACGGCCGCGCTGCCAAGGAACTGGTGCCCAGCGCCTATTCCGGCGGGGTCACCGGCTACCTGCGGCTGGACAGCCCATCTGACAGCCCCGTCAAAGGCAAGACGCTGCGCAAGCTGACGCACAAGGCACTTGAGGAGTCAGGCATCAAGCCGACCATGGTGGTCAACCCCCATGACGAGAAAGAACTGATTGCCGTGGTGACGCCCAACCAGGCCGAAGAACTGCTGAAGATGGCCGGCAAGGCCGAAGCCCACAAGCAGCTGCTGGCCGACAACGAGCGCGACGCCAAACAGAACGAGCAGAACCAGAAAAAGCAGGCTGAAGAAACCTACGAGCGCGATTGGCGCACCGAGGTTGCCCGACAGATTGCGGTGCACACCAAAGAGCCAAGCGACGCCTGCCTTGTTACTGCCGCCCGCATGGTGACGCAGCACCTGGCCACATCCCTCAATGGCGAATATGCCAAGGAGCTGTGCAAGATGCTGGAGCTGGGCAAGGTAGCCCCCAAGGATGCGATACGCGACCTGGCGAACGATTGGGCGCACCCAATCGCCCTGGCGGGCGCAATCCTTGCCTTGCGCGATAAGCACTACTCCCCTTGGTACTACGAGCACAACCCCTCGGCACCGCGCAATCCCGAACTGATGGCAATGGCAGAGGCTTGCGGTGTTGATGTGGAAGCCATCAAGGCCCAGGTGAAGGCCAACATGCGCGCAGCGGCCAAGCAATCCGCCAACCCGGCGGAGGGCGATACACCCCTTCCTCCGGCTGCGCGTGCTGGCGCGGATGGCAAAGGTGGCAAAGCCAAAAAATCCAAAAATCCCGCTGCGCGTGCGGCCGAGGATGCGGAAAAGCTCAGCTCCGCTGCGGCCACCGCCGGCATCGCTGCCGCGCTGCAGTCGTTGTCCGGGGATGCAGCACCAGGCGCGGCCGAAGCCGCGCTAGGCGACGAAGCGGTGCCAGTCGCGGCTGCGGCCGCGCAGGCACCGGCACCCCTGGTGACATTGAAGCGACCCAAGCCGACCGCGCCCGCCGCTGACACCCCAGCCAGTGGGGGGCAGCAGGAACCTGCCGGCGATGCCCAGGACAGTGCAGACGCAAAGACTGCCACGGCGCCTAAGCAGGTTTACACGCCCGAAGAACTGCTGGCAAACCGCGTGACCGTGCTGCCCAATGCAACGGGCCGGGGCAAGAAAATCTACATCGGGGACGAAGGCACGGTGGTGGCCATCATGGGCGACGCTGCGGTGGACGTGTCTTTCCCTGGCCCCAAGGGCTGCAAGCCCGTGCGCGTGGCATTCCACGTAACCGAACTGGAGCTGGCGGAATGA
- a CDS encoding VapE domain-containing protein → MQTATSAHVCTQNTPGEYISGLPAWDRVPRLDAWLPHVLGESPQSAGMHRMQYLTLVGRQWLMGMVRRAQEPGSKFDFTPVLQGPQGKGKSALLRVLVGKAFFSDDAGPISWGKGSLEEIQGVWLYEINELTAFRAAEMDGIKAFIKSTTDSYRPPYSQQAEFYKRQFVVAITTDSTVLHKDRIGRSYWVVPVWNQVNTQWLGEHRDQLFAEALARNKADLNGRVQDLNYHPGNPLCGR, encoded by the coding sequence ATGCAGACAGCGACCAGTGCACACGTGTGCACACAAAACACCCCCGGGGAATACATCAGCGGCCTGCCCGCGTGGGACCGCGTGCCGCGCCTGGATGCGTGGCTTCCCCACGTGCTGGGCGAATCGCCCCAAAGTGCCGGCATGCACCGCATGCAGTACCTCACCCTGGTGGGTCGGCAGTGGCTGATGGGCATGGTGCGCCGCGCACAAGAGCCCGGCAGCAAATTTGACTTCACGCCGGTGCTCCAAGGCCCTCAAGGGAAGGGCAAATCCGCCCTGCTGCGCGTGCTAGTGGGCAAAGCCTTTTTCAGCGATGACGCCGGCCCCATCAGCTGGGGCAAAGGCTCGCTGGAAGAAATACAAGGCGTGTGGCTCTACGAAATCAACGAGCTGACGGCATTCCGAGCTGCGGAGATGGATGGCATCAAAGCATTCATCAAAAGCACCACGGACAGCTACCGCCCGCCTTACAGCCAACAAGCCGAGTTCTACAAGCGCCAGTTTGTGGTGGCAATCACCACGGACAGCACCGTCCTGCACAAGGACCGCATCGGCCGCAGCTATTGGGTGGTCCCTGTGTGGAATCAAGTCAACACCCAATGGCTGGGCGAACACCGCGACCAGCTTTTTGCCGAAGCCCTGGCACGCAACAAGGCAGACCTGAACGGCCGCGTGCAAGACCTGAACTACCACCCCGGCAATCCTCTGTGTGGCCGGTAA
- a CDS encoding helix-turn-helix domain-containing protein: protein MQDNQSASGMASQLDSVSPDLPKTVTSMPLFDSRPVLWKNIAALMLKKYGRENLNQLAREAKFGPATASRIKAQDTSVGIEVIDRVATVLGVHPWQLLHEDFNPEFPSNSTNLSPLALDLAQQLDAIPDQTAREKAHALATQVLSLAAASITAPPSPEEPPTQQPG, encoded by the coding sequence ATGCAAGATAATCAATCCGCATCCGGAATGGCATCGCAGTTAGATTCAGTCAGTCCTGACTTACCCAAAACTGTTACGTCTATGCCTCTCTTCGACAGCCGCCCAGTGCTGTGGAAAAACATCGCCGCGCTCATGCTCAAGAAGTACGGACGCGAAAATTTGAATCAGCTGGCCCGCGAAGCCAAGTTCGGCCCCGCCACAGCATCACGCATCAAAGCTCAGGACACCTCTGTCGGTATCGAAGTCATTGATCGCGTTGCCACAGTGCTGGGAGTGCACCCGTGGCAACTTCTGCACGAAGACTTCAATCCTGAATTTCCGAGCAACAGCACGAACCTCAGTCCGCTAGCGCTCGACCTTGCCCAGCAGCTCGACGCTATCCCAGATCAGACAGCCCGCGAAAAGGCACATGCTCTGGCAACTCAGGTGCTATCACTTGCGGCCGCCTCGATAACAGCACCGCCCTCGCCCGAAGAGCCACCCACGCAGCAGCCTGGCTAA
- a CDS encoding VapE domain-containing protein encodes MVDEVRVPPVVEPPLWDAIPASLALRQQWVLWKYEWDTKRSTWLKVPYYAMGGRRTGDQGSDRDRMRLATLEVVRRAFERKQGQPDAWSGVGFGFLPGDGLIGIDLDKMVDASTGAMNDRCAKIIQAFHTYTELSPSGTGVHLYVQGHTTTAKSNDIGVEMFCERQYFTVTGRQVANTPADVMPVDEAALRRLHATIQEAKDRLKPAACAAPAQRKQAADRQGRDDFRYVNDEAMLNFDAWVPALFGGRAFKKGPSYRVTSKDLGRDLQEDLVIHPEGIKDWGVADMGDARGGKRTPVDLVMEWGPGTAKPGDALRWLAPLVGVQLQPLAPQHAPAPVQAPAPAPAEAEAEKAQPEEKKSNDGAAAGGAKLPTDGDAADGLTPEECRAELERKLVLARGRPMDCRENVMYCMQWDPELRGAVRFNEFSRLLERGGDVPWGRGAGDWDEEDDWMLGEYLLRTHGLAVRATSTISHGVQMAARGCKYNPIIDLIKAEPWDGVDRLEHWLVDVYGVEDSEYVRLIGKCFMMGLVNRALRPGCKFDYMLIIKGEQGLKKSSAFRELAYPYFTDNAIRVGEKDSQMAIQLAWIAESAELESLNKSDSTAIKQYLSAQEDWYRPPYGSKMVKAPRHSVNVGTTNADAFLRDATGDRRFWPLEVFSVDVEELRQQRAQLLAEAFARLEKGERYWPTPEEERRLVFPAQEQFKRSDPWEDMLDAYVNGSEGLKAADLPPSGRDFFPRVELYDVLGIKADRIDGNGQMDTRISNAMKVLGFKAHRDTKGLMRRRGFLRQRPGAGLPHAQPADQQPGAMTNAPAQPGAWAEGDEPLPF; translated from the coding sequence ATGGTTGATGAAGTGCGTGTGCCACCCGTGGTGGAGCCGCCGCTGTGGGATGCCATCCCGGCCAGCTTGGCGCTGCGGCAGCAGTGGGTGCTGTGGAAGTATGAATGGGACACAAAGCGCAGCACCTGGCTGAAGGTGCCGTACTACGCCATGGGCGGGCGACGGACTGGTGACCAGGGCAGCGACCGCGACCGCATGCGGCTGGCGACCCTGGAGGTGGTGCGCAGGGCGTTTGAGCGCAAGCAGGGGCAGCCTGATGCCTGGAGTGGTGTGGGCTTTGGCTTTTTGCCTGGGGATGGCCTGATTGGCATTGACCTGGACAAGATGGTGGATGCCAGCACCGGTGCAATGAATGACCGGTGCGCCAAGATTATTCAGGCGTTCCACACCTACACGGAGCTTTCCCCCAGTGGCACTGGGGTGCACCTGTATGTGCAGGGACACACGACCACGGCAAAGTCCAATGACATTGGCGTGGAGATGTTCTGCGAGCGCCAGTATTTCACTGTGACAGGGCGCCAGGTGGCCAATACACCGGCTGATGTGATGCCGGTGGATGAAGCGGCGCTGCGGCGCCTGCATGCCACGATTCAAGAGGCCAAGGACCGGCTGAAGCCTGCCGCCTGCGCAGCGCCTGCCCAGCGTAAACAAGCTGCAGACCGCCAGGGGCGCGACGACTTCCGGTATGTGAACGACGAAGCCATGCTGAACTTTGACGCATGGGTGCCAGCCTTGTTTGGGGGGCGTGCGTTCAAGAAGGGGCCGTCCTACCGTGTGACCAGCAAGGACCTGGGGCGCGACCTGCAGGAGGATCTGGTCATCCACCCCGAGGGCATCAAGGACTGGGGCGTGGCCGATATGGGCGATGCCAGGGGAGGAAAGCGCACGCCGGTGGATCTGGTGATGGAGTGGGGGCCGGGCACTGCGAAGCCAGGTGATGCCTTGCGCTGGCTTGCCCCCTTGGTGGGTGTGCAGTTGCAGCCCTTGGCCCCGCAGCATGCCCCCGCGCCTGTTCAGGCACCTGCACCCGCGCCTGCTGAGGCGGAAGCAGAGAAGGCCCAGCCGGAAGAAAAAAAATCGAACGATGGTGCTGCCGCTGGGGGGGCGAAGTTGCCCACGGATGGTGATGCAGCTGACGGCTTGACGCCTGAAGAGTGCCGGGCGGAGCTGGAGCGCAAGCTGGTGCTTGCCCGTGGCCGCCCCATGGATTGCCGCGAGAACGTGATGTATTGCATGCAGTGGGACCCGGAGCTGCGGGGCGCTGTGCGATTCAACGAGTTCAGCCGCTTGCTGGAGCGCGGCGGCGATGTGCCTTGGGGCCGGGGCGCTGGTGACTGGGATGAGGAAGATGACTGGATGCTGGGTGAGTACCTGTTGCGCACCCACGGCCTTGCTGTGCGGGCCACCAGCACCATCTCACACGGTGTGCAGATGGCAGCGCGGGGCTGCAAGTACAACCCGATCATTGACCTGATTAAAGCCGAGCCATGGGACGGGGTAGACCGCCTGGAGCATTGGCTGGTGGATGTCTACGGGGTGGAGGATTCGGAGTACGTGCGCCTGATTGGCAAGTGCTTCATGATGGGTTTGGTCAACCGTGCGCTGCGACCTGGCTGCAAGTTTGACTACATGCTCATCATCAAGGGTGAGCAGGGTCTGAAGAAGTCCAGCGCGTTCCGGGAGCTGGCCTACCCGTACTTCACGGACAACGCGATCCGGGTGGGCGAGAAGGATAGCCAGATGGCGATCCAGTTGGCCTGGATTGCTGAGTCGGCCGAGCTGGAGTCGCTGAACAAGTCGGATTCGACGGCGATTAAGCAGTACCTGTCTGCCCAAGAGGATTGGTACCGCCCGCCCTATGGTTCAAAGATGGTGAAGGCGCCCCGGCATTCCGTGAATGTGGGCACGACCAATGCCGACGCCTTTTTGCGTGATGCCACCGGGGACCGGCGCTTTTGGCCGCTTGAGGTGTTTTCGGTGGACGTGGAGGAGCTGCGGCAGCAACGTGCCCAGCTCCTGGCCGAGGCCTTTGCCCGTTTGGAGAAGGGGGAGCGTTATTGGCCCACCCCGGAAGAGGAACGGCGGCTGGTGTTTCCGGCGCAAGAGCAGTTCAAGCGGTCCGACCCATGGGAGGACATGCTGGATGCCTATGTGAACGGGTCGGAAGGGCTGAAAGCAGCCGATCTGCCACCGAGCGGGCGCGACTTCTTCCCCCGGGTTGAGCTGTATGACGTGCTGGGCATCAAGGCTGACCGCATTGACGGTAACGGCCAGATGGATACCCGCATCAGCAACGCCATGAAGGTACTTGGGTTCAAGGCCCACCGCGATACCAAGGGGCTGATGCGGCGCCGTGGCTTTTTGCGGCAGCGCCCTGGTGCGGGCTTGCCGCACGCGCAGCCTGCAGATCAGCAGCCTGGAGCAATGACAAACGCACCGGCGCAGCCGGGTGCATGGGCAGAGGGCGATGAACCGCTGCCGTTCTGA
- a CDS encoding HNH endonuclease signature motif containing protein, translating to MKKPTAAKRITGRRLQQLRQDLFDREPLCRPCSRLGLVVLATMRDHIVPLEEGGRDVEANVQPICEPCHDAKSKAERARGVRRAWGAYRDR from the coding sequence GTGAAGAAGCCCACCGCCGCCAAGCGCATCACCGGCCGCAGGTTGCAGCAGTTGCGCCAGGATCTGTTCGACCGTGAGCCACTGTGCAGGCCATGCAGCAGGCTGGGCCTGGTGGTGCTGGCAACCATGCGTGACCACATCGTGCCGCTGGAGGAAGGCGGGCGCGACGTGGAGGCCAATGTGCAGCCCATCTGCGAGCCATGCCACGACGCGAAGTCGAAAGCCGAGCGGGCACGCGGGGTGCGGCGGGCATGGGGTGCCTACCGCGACAGATGA